A single window of Nicotiana sylvestris chromosome 3, ASM39365v2, whole genome shotgun sequence DNA harbors:
- the LOC104213582 gene encoding AAA-ATPase At2g46620-like, producing MFLYVIAIIASCFLLKFVLKTSLVQILKKWWRLFEDGCYVYQFYRVPQFNHNMQENQLYRKVCTYLNSLPCVEDSDFTNLFSGDKSNEINLVLDSNQIVVDNFLCARVCWINEQDENTGLKSLVMKIRKNDKRRILQPYLQHIHSVFDEIEQRKKEVRLFVNVDNEPLRNGRWRSVPFTHPATFDTIVMDADLKNKVKSDLENFQKSKQYYHRLGKVWKRSYLLYGPSGTGKSTFIAGAANMLKYDVYDVDLSKVADDSDLKLLLLQTTNKSLIVIEDLDSYLGNKSTAVSLSGILNFMDGIFSCCGEERIMIFTVNNKDQIDPTVLRPGRIDVHIHFPLCDFNAFKSLANSHLGLKDHKLFPQVEEIFQTGAVLSPAEISEIMISNRSSPTRALKSVISALHINTESRAATRHARRLSESGSVRTVEETGDSGIFCKDSVREFKKLYGLLRIRSSRKDSSFEFDTSDKDNSRHDN from the coding sequence ATGTTTCTGTATGTGATTGCAATTATTGCTTCATGTTTTCTTCTGAAGTTTGTATTGAAAACTTCGTTAGTGCAAATTCTGAAGAAATGGTGGCGACTGTTCGAGGACGGTTGTTATGTGTACCAGTTCTACAGAGTCCCGCAATTCAACCACAACATGCAGGAAAATCAATTGTATAGAAAAGTTTGCACTTATCTGAATTCTCTGCCGTGTGTTGAAGATTCTGATTTCACCAACCTTTTCTCCGGCGACAAGTCCAATGAAATCAACCTCGTTTTGGATTCAAACCAAATCGTCGTTGACAATTTCCTCTGCGCCAGAGTTTGTTGGATCAATGAACAGGACGAAAACACAGGCCTGAAATCGCTTGTTATGAAAATCAGGAAAAACGACAAGCGTCGAATTTTACAACCCTACCTTCAACATATACACTCTGTGTTCGATGAAATTGAGCAGAGAAAAAAGGAGGTGAGATTATTCGTGAACGTAGATAACGAACCTCTGAGAAATGGACGGTGGAGATCAGTGCCGTTTACACATCCAGCAACTTTTGACACTATCGTGATGGACGCGGATCTCAAAAACAAAGTCAAATCTGATTTAGAAAATTTCCAAAAGTCAAAACAGTACTATCATCGTCTCGGCAAAGTTTGGAAACGGAGTTATCTCCTCTACGGACCTTCCGGCACCGGAAAATCAACATTCATCGCCGGAGCAGCGAATATGCTTAAATACGACGTGTACGACGTTGATTTATCTAAAGTAGCAGACGATTCGGATCTGAAGCTGCTTCTGTTACAGACTACGAACAAGTCGCTGATTGTTATCGAAGATCTCGATAGTTATTTAGGGAACAAATCAACGGCTGTGAGCTTATCTGGGATTCTTAATTTTATGGATGGAATATTCTCGTGTTGTGGGGAAGAGCGAATTATGATCTTTACCGTGAATAATAAAGATCAAATTGATCCAACGGTTCTAAGGCCAGGAAGAATTGATGTTCACATACACTTCCCTTTATGTGATTTTAATGCGTTCAAAAGCCTAGCGAATAGTCATTTGGGTTTAAAAGATCACAAGCTGTTCCCACAAGTAGAGGAGATTTTTCAAACCGGGGCGGTTTTGAGCCCGGCTGAGATCAGCGAGATTATGATTTCGAACCGGAGTTCCCCGACCCGGGCATTGAAATCTGTCATTTCTGCTTTGCATATCAACACCGAGTCAAGGGCGGCGACTCGGCATGCACGGCGGTTGAGTGAGAGCGGGTCGGTTCGAACCGTGGAAGAAACGGGTGACTCGGGAATCTTTTGCAAGGATAGTGTGAGAGAGTTCAAGAAGCTTTATGGACTTTTGCGGATAAGGAGCAGTAGAAAAGATTCATCCTTTGAGTTTGATACATCGGACAAGGATAATTCACGTCATGACAATTAA